One genomic region from Manis pentadactyla isolate mManPen7 chromosome 12, mManPen7.hap1, whole genome shotgun sequence encodes:
- the WIZ gene encoding protein Wiz isoform X7 — protein sequence MAASTAQCRVTKAESKAAAGPRAGGARERAAAGAPLPGPPSPGPAALPAPPPPPPPPPPPPPPRDGPKAEPEPGPAPAPGLGSEENAMVVMDLGSPPLPKKSLPVPGPLEQVANRLSSKVAAEVPHGSKQELPDLKAQSLTTCEVCGACFETRKGLSSHARSHLRQLGVAESESSGAPIDLLYELVKQKGLPDTPLVLPPGLTKKSSSPKEVVAGAPRPGLLALAKPLDAPAVNKAIKSPPGFSAKGLAHPPSSPLLKKAPLALAGSPTPKNPEDKSPQLSLSPRPASPKAQWPQSEDEGPLNLTLDSDGGRELDCQLCGAWFETRKGLSSHARAHLRHLGVSDPDAKGSPIDVLHGLIRRDGVQIRLPPGRGAPAQLGRPPTASAALSLLPPPPPAKKAKLKAAGTASPWGKQDLSAAAAAGIFWASDVEPSPLNLSSGPEPARDIRCEFCGEFFENRKGLSSHARSHLRQMGVTEWYVNGSPIDTLREILKRRTQSRPGGPPNPPGPSSKTLAKMVGSGGPGSSLEARSPADLHLSSLAKKLPPPTGSPLGHSPTASPPPTARKMFAGLATPSLPKKLKPEQMRVEIKREMLPGALHGEPHPSEGPWVAPREDMTPLNLSSRAEPVRDIRCEFCGEFFENRKGLSSHARSHLRQMGVTEWSVNGSPIDTLREILKKKSKPCLIKKEPPAGDLAPALAEDGSPTAAPGPVQATLPLAPMAGRPGKLGAGSAQVPRDLSLTPITGAKPSATGYLGSVAAKRPLQEDRLLPAEIKAKTYIQTELPFKAKTLHEKTSHSSTEACCELCGLYFENRKALASHARAHLRQFGVTEWCVNGSPIETLSEWIKHRPQKVGAYRSYIQSSRPFTKKFRSAGHGRDGDRRPPLGLAPGGLAMVGRSPGGEPGPEAGRAADSGERPLAASPPGTVKAEEHQRQNINKFERRQARPPDASATRGGEEANDLQQKLEEVRQPPPRVRPVPSLVPRPPQTSLVKFVGNIYTFKCRFCDVEFQGPLSIQEEWVRHLQRHILEMNFSKADPPTEEPQAPQAQTAATEAP from the exons ATGGCCGCCTCCACCGCCCAGTGCCGAGTGACAAAAGCTGAGAGCAAGGCGGCGGCGGGGCCGCGCGCGGGGGGCGCCCGGGAGCGCGCGGCAGCGGGGGCGCCCCTGCCCGGCCCCCCGAGCCCGGGGCCCGCGGCCctgcccgcgccgccgccgcccccacccccgccaccgccgccgccgccgccgcgggacGGGCCCAAGGCCGAGCCGGAGCCCGGGCCCGCGCCCGCGCCGG GCCTGGGTTCTGAGGAAAACGCAATGGTGGTCATGGACTTGGGCTCCCCTCCGCTCCCCAAGAAGAGCCTGCCTGTCCCTGGGCCCTTGGAGCAGGTGGCCAATCGGCTGAGCAGCAAAGTGGCTGCAGAGGTTCCTCATGGCAGTAAGCAGGAGCTGCCAGATCTCAAGG CCCAGAGCCTGACCACCTGCGAGGTCTGTGGTGCCTGCTTTGAGACACGAAAGGGCCTGTCCAGCCATGCACGCTCCCACCTGCGGCAGCTGGGGGTGGCTGAGTCGGAGAGCAGCGGTGCCCCCATCGATCTCCTCTATGAGCtcgtgaagcagaagggcctgccCGACACACCCCTTGTGCTACCCCCGGGCCTGACTAAGAAGTCCAGCTCGCCAAAGGAGGTGGTTGCTGGGGCCCCCCGGCCTGGCCTGCTTGCTCTGGCCAAGCCTTTGGATGCCCCCGCTGTCAACAAGGCCATCAAGTCACCTCCTGGCTTCTCGGCCAAGGGCCTGGCCCACCCACCCAGCTCCCCGCTCCTCAAGAAGGCACCACTGGCCCTGGcgggctcccccacccccaagaatCCTGAAGACAAGAGCCCCCAGCTGTCCCTGAGCCCTCGGCCGGCCTCCCCAAAGGCACAGTGGCCCCAGTCTGAGGACGAGGGGCCCCTGAACCTCA CTTTAGATAGTGACGGGGGCAGAGAGCTGGACTGCCAGCTGTGCGGTGCCTGGTTTGAGACCCGCAAGGGCCTATCCAGCCACGCCCGTGCCCACCTGCGCCACCTGGGCGTCAGCGACCCGGACGCCAAGGGATCCCCCATAGACGTGCTCCACGGGCTCATCAGGAGGGACGGCGTCCAGATCCGCCTCCCACCCGGGCGCGGCGCCCCGGCCCAGCTGGGGCGGCCTCCTACCGCCTCTGCGGCCCTCTCCTTGCTCCCCCCCCCACCGCCGGCCAAGAAGGCCAAGCTGAAGGCCGCGGGTACGGCCAGCCCCTGGGGGAAGCAGGACCTCTCGGCCGCTGCAGCCGCCGGCATTTTCTGGGCCTCTGATGTGGAGCCGTCTCCTCTCAACCTCT CCTCGGGCCCAGAGCCAGCCCGTGACATCCGCTGCGAGTTCTGTGGGGAGTTTTTTGAGAATCGAAAGGGCCTCTCCAGCCACGCACGCTCCCACCTGCGGCAGATGGGCGTGACTGAGTGGTACGTCAATGGCTCACCCATCGACACGCTGCGGGAGATCCTCAAGAGACGGACCCAGTCCCGGCCTGGTGGACCCCCCAACCCACCAGGACCCAGCTCAAAAACCTTGGCCAAGATGGTGGGCAGCGGAGGTCCTGGCAGCTCGTTGGAAGCCCGCAGCCCTGCAGACCTTCACCTCTCGTCCCTGGCCAAGAAGTTGCCGCCGCCAACAGGCAGCCCCCTGGGCCACTCACCAACTGCCTCTCCTCCTCCCACGGCCCGGAAGATGTTCGCAGGCCTGGCCACACCCTCCTTGCCCAAGAAGCTGAAGCCTGAACAAATGCGGGTGGAGATCAAGCGGGAGATGCTGCCAGGGGCCCTTCATGGGGAGCCGCACCCATCCGAAGGTCCCTGGGTGGCACCACGGGAAGACATGACCCCCCTGAACCTGT CATCCCGGGCAGAGCCAGTGCGTGACATCCGCTGTGAGTTCTGTGGCGAGTTCTTCGAGAACCGCAAGGGCCTGTCCAGCCACGCACGCTCCCACCTGCGGCAGATGGGCGTGACCGAGTGGTCTGTCAATGGCTCACCCATCGACACGCTGCGGGAGATCCTCAAGAAGAAGTCTAAGCCGTGCCTCATCAAGAAGGAGCCTCCAGCTGGAGACCTAGCCCCTGCCTTGGCCGAGGACGGGTCCCCCACAGCGGCTCCTGGGCCTGTGCAGGCCACCCTACCACTGGCACCCATGGCTGGCCGGCCAGGCAAACTGGGAGCCGGCTCAGCCCAGGTTCCCCGCGATCTTAGCCTGACACCCATCACCGGGGCTAAGCCCTCAGCCACTGGCTACCTGGGCTCAGTGGCAGCCAAGCGGCCCCTGCAGGAGGATCGCCTCCTCCCAGCAGAGATCAAGGCCAAGACCTACATCCAGACCGAACTGCCCTTCAAGGCAAAGACCCTCCATGAGAAGACCTCCCACTCCT CCACTGAGGCCTGCTGTGAGCTGTGTGGTCTTTACTTCGAGAACCGCAAGGCTCTGGCTAGCCATGCACGGGCACACCTTCGGCAGTTTGGCGTGACCGAATGGTGTGTGAACGGCTCGCCCATCGAGACGCTGAGCGAGTGGATCAAGCATCGGCCCCAGAAGGTGGGGGCCTACCGCAGCTACATCCAGAGCAGCCGCCCGTTCACCAAGAAGTTCCGCAGTGCCGGCCACGGCCGCGATGGCGACAGGCGGCCGCCCCTGGGGCTGGCCCCCGGAGGCCTGGCCATGGTGGGCCGCAGTCCCGGGGGTGAGCCAGGGCCTGAAGCTGGCCGGGCAGCTGACAGTGGTGAGCGGCCCCTGGCAGCCAGCCCGCCAGGTACCGTGAAGGCTGAGGAGCACCAGCGGCAGAACATCAACA AATTTGAGCGCCGACAAGCCCGCCCTCCAGATGCCTCTGCGACCCGGGGGGGTGAGGAGGCCAATGACCTGCAGCAGAAGCTGGAGGAGGTTCGGCAACCCCCACCCAGGGTCCGGCCGGTCCCCTCCCTGGTACCCCGGCCCCCCCAGACGTCACTTGTCAAGTTTGTGGGCAACATCTACACCTTCAAATGCAG GTTCTGTGACGTGGAATTCCAAGGGCCCCTCTCCATCCAGGAGGAGTGGGTGCGGCACTTACAACGGCACATCCTGGAGATGAATTTCTCCAAAGCAGACCCTCCGACCGAGGAGCCCCAGGCCCCACAGGCACAGACAGCGGCAACAGAGGCACCCTAA
- the WIZ gene encoding protein Wiz isoform X9: MDGPLAGGLAAPDRPRGPERLPGPAPREDIEGGAEAAEGEGGIFRSTHYLPVTKEGPRDILDGKGALSVANFDPGTFSLMRCDFCGAGFDTRAGLSSHARAHLRDFGITNWELTVSPINILQELLATSVTEQPPSPLGCEPGGPPGGFLTSRQPRLPLTVPFPPTWPEDPGPAYGDAQSLTTCEVCGACFETRKGLSSHARSHLRQLGVAESESSGAPIDLLYELVKQKGLPDTPLVLPPGLTKKSSSPKEVVAGAPRPGLLALAKPLDAPAVNKAIKSPPGFSAKGLAHPPSSPLLKKAPLALAGSPTPKNPEDKSPQLSLSPRPASPKAQWPQSEDEGPLNLTSGPEPARDIRCEFCGEFFENRKGLSSHARSHLRQMGVTEWYVNGSPIDTLREILKRRTQSRPGGPPNPPGPSSKTLAKMVGSGGPGSSLEARSPADLHLSSLAKKLPPPTGSPLGHSPTASPPPTARKMFAGLATPSLPKKLKPEQMRVEIKREMLPGALHGEPHPSEGPWVAPREDMTPLNLSSRAEPVRDIRCEFCGEFFENRKGLSSHARSHLRQMGVTEWSVNGSPIDTLREILKKKSKPCLIKKEPPAGDLAPALAEDGSPTAAPGPVQATLPLAPMAGRPGKLGAGSAQVPRDLSLTPITGAKPSATGYLGSVAAKRPLQEDRLLPAEIKAKTYIQTELPFKAKTLHEKTSHSSTEACCELCGLYFENRKALASHARAHLRQFGVTEWCVNGSPIETLSEWIKHRPQKVGAYRSYIQSSRPFTKKFRSAGHGRDGDRRPPLGLAPGGLAMVGRSPGGEPGPEAGRAADSGERPLAASPPGTVKAEEHQRQNINKFERRQARPPDASATRGGEEANDLQQKLEEVRQPPPRVRPVPSLVPRPPQTSLVKFVGNIYTFKCRFCDVEFQGPLSIQEEWVRHLQRHILEMNFSKADPPTEEPQAPQAQTAATEAP, translated from the exons tGGCCAACTTCGACCCAGGCACCTTCAGCCTGATGCGCTGTGACTTCTGTGGGGCTGGCTTTGACACCCGGGCTGGCCTCTCCAGCCACGCCCGGGCCCATCTGCGGGACTTTGGCATCACCAACTGGGAGCTCACTGTCTCACCCATCAATATCCTGCAGGAGCTTCTGGCCACCTCAGTCACTGAgcagccccccagccccctgggctgTGAGCCTGGGGGGCCGCCTGGTGGTTTCCTGACCTCCCGCCAGCCTCGCTTACCGCTTACAGTGCCCTTTCCGCCCACCTGGCCTGAGGACCCTGGGCCAGCCTACGGAGATG CCCAGAGCCTGACCACCTGCGAGGTCTGTGGTGCCTGCTTTGAGACACGAAAGGGCCTGTCCAGCCATGCACGCTCCCACCTGCGGCAGCTGGGGGTGGCTGAGTCGGAGAGCAGCGGTGCCCCCATCGATCTCCTCTATGAGCtcgtgaagcagaagggcctgccCGACACACCCCTTGTGCTACCCCCGGGCCTGACTAAGAAGTCCAGCTCGCCAAAGGAGGTGGTTGCTGGGGCCCCCCGGCCTGGCCTGCTTGCTCTGGCCAAGCCTTTGGATGCCCCCGCTGTCAACAAGGCCATCAAGTCACCTCCTGGCTTCTCGGCCAAGGGCCTGGCCCACCCACCCAGCTCCCCGCTCCTCAAGAAGGCACCACTGGCCCTGGcgggctcccccacccccaagaatCCTGAAGACAAGAGCCCCCAGCTGTCCCTGAGCCCTCGGCCGGCCTCCCCAAAGGCACAGTGGCCCCAGTCTGAGGACGAGGGGCCCCTGAACCTCA CCTCGGGCCCAGAGCCAGCCCGTGACATCCGCTGCGAGTTCTGTGGGGAGTTTTTTGAGAATCGAAAGGGCCTCTCCAGCCACGCACGCTCCCACCTGCGGCAGATGGGCGTGACTGAGTGGTACGTCAATGGCTCACCCATCGACACGCTGCGGGAGATCCTCAAGAGACGGACCCAGTCCCGGCCTGGTGGACCCCCCAACCCACCAGGACCCAGCTCAAAAACCTTGGCCAAGATGGTGGGCAGCGGAGGTCCTGGCAGCTCGTTGGAAGCCCGCAGCCCTGCAGACCTTCACCTCTCGTCCCTGGCCAAGAAGTTGCCGCCGCCAACAGGCAGCCCCCTGGGCCACTCACCAACTGCCTCTCCTCCTCCCACGGCCCGGAAGATGTTCGCAGGCCTGGCCACACCCTCCTTGCCCAAGAAGCTGAAGCCTGAACAAATGCGGGTGGAGATCAAGCGGGAGATGCTGCCAGGGGCCCTTCATGGGGAGCCGCACCCATCCGAAGGTCCCTGGGTGGCACCACGGGAAGACATGACCCCCCTGAACCTGT CATCCCGGGCAGAGCCAGTGCGTGACATCCGCTGTGAGTTCTGTGGCGAGTTCTTCGAGAACCGCAAGGGCCTGTCCAGCCACGCACGCTCCCACCTGCGGCAGATGGGCGTGACCGAGTGGTCTGTCAATGGCTCACCCATCGACACGCTGCGGGAGATCCTCAAGAAGAAGTCTAAGCCGTGCCTCATCAAGAAGGAGCCTCCAGCTGGAGACCTAGCCCCTGCCTTGGCCGAGGACGGGTCCCCCACAGCGGCTCCTGGGCCTGTGCAGGCCACCCTACCACTGGCACCCATGGCTGGCCGGCCAGGCAAACTGGGAGCCGGCTCAGCCCAGGTTCCCCGCGATCTTAGCCTGACACCCATCACCGGGGCTAAGCCCTCAGCCACTGGCTACCTGGGCTCAGTGGCAGCCAAGCGGCCCCTGCAGGAGGATCGCCTCCTCCCAGCAGAGATCAAGGCCAAGACCTACATCCAGACCGAACTGCCCTTCAAGGCAAAGACCCTCCATGAGAAGACCTCCCACTCCT CCACTGAGGCCTGCTGTGAGCTGTGTGGTCTTTACTTCGAGAACCGCAAGGCTCTGGCTAGCCATGCACGGGCACACCTTCGGCAGTTTGGCGTGACCGAATGGTGTGTGAACGGCTCGCCCATCGAGACGCTGAGCGAGTGGATCAAGCATCGGCCCCAGAAGGTGGGGGCCTACCGCAGCTACATCCAGAGCAGCCGCCCGTTCACCAAGAAGTTCCGCAGTGCCGGCCACGGCCGCGATGGCGACAGGCGGCCGCCCCTGGGGCTGGCCCCCGGAGGCCTGGCCATGGTGGGCCGCAGTCCCGGGGGTGAGCCAGGGCCTGAAGCTGGCCGGGCAGCTGACAGTGGTGAGCGGCCCCTGGCAGCCAGCCCGCCAGGTACCGTGAAGGCTGAGGAGCACCAGCGGCAGAACATCAACA AATTTGAGCGCCGACAAGCCCGCCCTCCAGATGCCTCTGCGACCCGGGGGGGTGAGGAGGCCAATGACCTGCAGCAGAAGCTGGAGGAGGTTCGGCAACCCCCACCCAGGGTCCGGCCGGTCCCCTCCCTGGTACCCCGGCCCCCCCAGACGTCACTTGTCAAGTTTGTGGGCAACATCTACACCTTCAAATGCAG GTTCTGTGACGTGGAATTCCAAGGGCCCCTCTCCATCCAGGAGGAGTGGGTGCGGCACTTACAACGGCACATCCTGGAGATGAATTTCTCCAAAGCAGACCCTCCGACCGAGGAGCCCCAGGCCCCACAGGCACAGACAGCGGCAACAGAGGCACCCTAA
- the WIZ gene encoding protein Wiz isoform X10 has translation MAASTAQCRVTKAESKAAAGPRAGGARERAAAGAPLPGPPSPGPAALPAPPPPPPPPPPPPPPRDGPKAEPEPGPAPAPGLGSEENAMVVMDLGSPPLPKKSLPVPGPLEQVANRLSSKVAAEVPHGSKQELPDLKAQSLTTCEVCGACFETRKGLSSHARSHLRQLGVAESESSGAPIDLLYELVKQKGLPDTPLVLPPGLTKKSSSPKEVVAGAPRPGLLALAKPLDAPAVNKAIKSPPGFSAKGLAHPPSSPLLKKAPLALAGSPTPKNPEDKSPQLSLSPRPASPKAQWPQSEDEGPLNLTSGPEPARDIRCEFCGEFFENRKGLSSHARSHLRQMGVTEWYVNGSPIDTLREILKRRTQSRPGGPPNPPGPSSKTLAKMVGSGGPGSSLEARSPADLHLSSLAKKLPPPTGSPLGHSPTASPPPTARKMFAGLATPSLPKKLKPEQMRVEIKREMLPGALHGEPHPSEGPWVAPREDMTPLNLSSRAEPVRDIRCEFCGEFFENRKGLSSHARSHLRQMGVTEWSVNGSPIDTLREILKKKSKPCLIKKEPPAGDLAPALAEDGSPTAAPGPVQATLPLAPMAGRPGKLGAGSAQVPRDLSLTPITGAKPSATGYLGSVAAKRPLQEDRLLPAEIKAKTYIQTELPFKAKTLHEKTSHSSTEACCELCGLYFENRKALASHARAHLRQFGVTEWCVNGSPIETLSEWIKHRPQKVGAYRSYIQSSRPFTKKFRSAGHGRDGDRRPPLGLAPGGLAMVGRSPGGEPGPEAGRAADSGERPLAASPPGTVKAEEHQRQNINKFERRQARPPDASATRGGEEANDLQQKLEEVRQPPPRVRPVPSLVPRPPQTSLVKFVGNIYTFKCRFCDVEFQGPLSIQEEWVRHLQRHILEMNFSKADPPTEEPQAPQAQTAATEAP, from the exons ATGGCCGCCTCCACCGCCCAGTGCCGAGTGACAAAAGCTGAGAGCAAGGCGGCGGCGGGGCCGCGCGCGGGGGGCGCCCGGGAGCGCGCGGCAGCGGGGGCGCCCCTGCCCGGCCCCCCGAGCCCGGGGCCCGCGGCCctgcccgcgccgccgccgcccccacccccgccaccgccgccgccgccgccgcgggacGGGCCCAAGGCCGAGCCGGAGCCCGGGCCCGCGCCCGCGCCGG GCCTGGGTTCTGAGGAAAACGCAATGGTGGTCATGGACTTGGGCTCCCCTCCGCTCCCCAAGAAGAGCCTGCCTGTCCCTGGGCCCTTGGAGCAGGTGGCCAATCGGCTGAGCAGCAAAGTGGCTGCAGAGGTTCCTCATGGCAGTAAGCAGGAGCTGCCAGATCTCAAGG CCCAGAGCCTGACCACCTGCGAGGTCTGTGGTGCCTGCTTTGAGACACGAAAGGGCCTGTCCAGCCATGCACGCTCCCACCTGCGGCAGCTGGGGGTGGCTGAGTCGGAGAGCAGCGGTGCCCCCATCGATCTCCTCTATGAGCtcgtgaagcagaagggcctgccCGACACACCCCTTGTGCTACCCCCGGGCCTGACTAAGAAGTCCAGCTCGCCAAAGGAGGTGGTTGCTGGGGCCCCCCGGCCTGGCCTGCTTGCTCTGGCCAAGCCTTTGGATGCCCCCGCTGTCAACAAGGCCATCAAGTCACCTCCTGGCTTCTCGGCCAAGGGCCTGGCCCACCCACCCAGCTCCCCGCTCCTCAAGAAGGCACCACTGGCCCTGGcgggctcccccacccccaagaatCCTGAAGACAAGAGCCCCCAGCTGTCCCTGAGCCCTCGGCCGGCCTCCCCAAAGGCACAGTGGCCCCAGTCTGAGGACGAGGGGCCCCTGAACCTCA CCTCGGGCCCAGAGCCAGCCCGTGACATCCGCTGCGAGTTCTGTGGGGAGTTTTTTGAGAATCGAAAGGGCCTCTCCAGCCACGCACGCTCCCACCTGCGGCAGATGGGCGTGACTGAGTGGTACGTCAATGGCTCACCCATCGACACGCTGCGGGAGATCCTCAAGAGACGGACCCAGTCCCGGCCTGGTGGACCCCCCAACCCACCAGGACCCAGCTCAAAAACCTTGGCCAAGATGGTGGGCAGCGGAGGTCCTGGCAGCTCGTTGGAAGCCCGCAGCCCTGCAGACCTTCACCTCTCGTCCCTGGCCAAGAAGTTGCCGCCGCCAACAGGCAGCCCCCTGGGCCACTCACCAACTGCCTCTCCTCCTCCCACGGCCCGGAAGATGTTCGCAGGCCTGGCCACACCCTCCTTGCCCAAGAAGCTGAAGCCTGAACAAATGCGGGTGGAGATCAAGCGGGAGATGCTGCCAGGGGCCCTTCATGGGGAGCCGCACCCATCCGAAGGTCCCTGGGTGGCACCACGGGAAGACATGACCCCCCTGAACCTGT CATCCCGGGCAGAGCCAGTGCGTGACATCCGCTGTGAGTTCTGTGGCGAGTTCTTCGAGAACCGCAAGGGCCTGTCCAGCCACGCACGCTCCCACCTGCGGCAGATGGGCGTGACCGAGTGGTCTGTCAATGGCTCACCCATCGACACGCTGCGGGAGATCCTCAAGAAGAAGTCTAAGCCGTGCCTCATCAAGAAGGAGCCTCCAGCTGGAGACCTAGCCCCTGCCTTGGCCGAGGACGGGTCCCCCACAGCGGCTCCTGGGCCTGTGCAGGCCACCCTACCACTGGCACCCATGGCTGGCCGGCCAGGCAAACTGGGAGCCGGCTCAGCCCAGGTTCCCCGCGATCTTAGCCTGACACCCATCACCGGGGCTAAGCCCTCAGCCACTGGCTACCTGGGCTCAGTGGCAGCCAAGCGGCCCCTGCAGGAGGATCGCCTCCTCCCAGCAGAGATCAAGGCCAAGACCTACATCCAGACCGAACTGCCCTTCAAGGCAAAGACCCTCCATGAGAAGACCTCCCACTCCT CCACTGAGGCCTGCTGTGAGCTGTGTGGTCTTTACTTCGAGAACCGCAAGGCTCTGGCTAGCCATGCACGGGCACACCTTCGGCAGTTTGGCGTGACCGAATGGTGTGTGAACGGCTCGCCCATCGAGACGCTGAGCGAGTGGATCAAGCATCGGCCCCAGAAGGTGGGGGCCTACCGCAGCTACATCCAGAGCAGCCGCCCGTTCACCAAGAAGTTCCGCAGTGCCGGCCACGGCCGCGATGGCGACAGGCGGCCGCCCCTGGGGCTGGCCCCCGGAGGCCTGGCCATGGTGGGCCGCAGTCCCGGGGGTGAGCCAGGGCCTGAAGCTGGCCGGGCAGCTGACAGTGGTGAGCGGCCCCTGGCAGCCAGCCCGCCAGGTACCGTGAAGGCTGAGGAGCACCAGCGGCAGAACATCAACA AATTTGAGCGCCGACAAGCCCGCCCTCCAGATGCCTCTGCGACCCGGGGGGGTGAGGAGGCCAATGACCTGCAGCAGAAGCTGGAGGAGGTTCGGCAACCCCCACCCAGGGTCCGGCCGGTCCCCTCCCTGGTACCCCGGCCCCCCCAGACGTCACTTGTCAAGTTTGTGGGCAACATCTACACCTTCAAATGCAG GTTCTGTGACGTGGAATTCCAAGGGCCCCTCTCCATCCAGGAGGAGTGGGTGCGGCACTTACAACGGCACATCCTGGAGATGAATTTCTCCAAAGCAGACCCTCCGACCGAGGAGCCCCAGGCCCCACAGGCACAGACAGCGGCAACAGAGGCACCCTAA